The stretch of DNA ATGCTGTTTAGCTTCGTTACGCGGAAGTAATGACGACTTGAGGGTGTATGGTGCCAAGGCAATTATCGGCGGATTTCACTCATGCGGTTTCTGAAGCGATTTTGGTGCATCCTGACTCGAGGCCACCGGTTCACGCCGAGCTCTGTTAGACCGGGCATGGAGACGTGCGTTTAATGTCGCGTGCGAGGGTAGACATCGTGACGGTAAAGCATCGAGCTAGGTAACTTTTGCGAGCTATAGAGCATCCTCGGACCACGCCGGCTCGCGGAGATGCCCCAGTGTGCATCTTCCAGATAATCCCCTGCATGCTCGGCGGAGGTGACTGGTTCAAACCGAGCGACACCGAGCATGGTATTAAGAGTCGCCTCTACTCTCGTGGGAGGCGCGTCCTGTACCCGAGCCGCCAACCCGCCGACGATCCGGTACCGGAAGGTGGCGGTGCGTCCCAGCCATGCGCCGCCATTGGGAAGGCGGCATCGTTCGTCGCGTGGGCTGACGGTGCGTCGGCGTCCCAGCCTTGCCAGGCCGGGGCGGCAGATGATGCCAGCGGACCGACGCGTTCCTCGGCCTGCCCGGTCAGGCGGGCGGCGATGACATAGCTGGCGATGTGTAACCGGTGGCCATCCGCGATACGGTGCGGCGAAGCGAAGCGCTCGCCGGTCGCCGCAAGCATCGTGCCGTTCGTACTGCAGTCGGTCAGCACATAACCGCCATTGTCCAACCGGATCTCGAAATGCCGCGACGAGATATAGCGGGTAGGATCGGGCAGGGCCCAGTCGCATGGGTTCGCCGGGCGACCCGTTGTCGAGGTGCCGCACGTCTTCGATGGCGAGAGTTAGCGTCATCGACCGAGTACCGTCATGCCACGTTCGGCGATCCGCTCGCCAAGCACCAGCGCTGTCTCCAGCGCGGCCACGGGGTCGGTCGCCCGACGCGTCGCCGCGTCGATCGCACTCATGGTATAGCGCGCCGGATCGGCCGCCGTCACACCATCTGGACTTCCTCGCGGCGGCTGCGGCGTCGCGGGAGCGGTTCGGATTGTTCCCGATCGTGCGGGGGGCGGAGGCGCGCGCGCCCGGCCTGCCGGGGGTCGGGCTGGCGCGCAGGCCGGATCAGAATATCACCGACCTGGTACAGGTGCCGACGCTGGCCTTTCCGGACTCGACGCTGGACGAGGTGGAGGTCCGCAACGGCCGCGCGCGGATCGGTGGGTTCTGGTTCGGGTTGACCGGGCCGATGGGGCCGTTGCCCTCGCACATGACCGAGTTCGCGGTGTTCGAACGCCGCTATGCAAAGAAGCGCCCGTTCGGCCGCTGGCTCGATCCGCTGTCGGGACCGATGCTCCAGTTCTTCTTTCGCGCCTGGGCGGATTCGCAGCTGGCGGCGCAGGCCGACCGGCTCGACTACGATCGGTTTGCCGATCATGTTGCGCGACTTACCGGTGCCACCGAAGGCGTATCGCCGAGCAGCTCCCGAGCAGCTCCCGGGCAGGCGCGCGTGCATTACGCCGCGCTGTTCGCCTCACGTCGCAGCGCCGGCGCGATCGAGGATGCGATGACTCACCTGCTGGGACAGCCCGTGACGATCCTGGAATATCAGTTACGCTGGTGGTCGATCGAGGCCGACAACCAGACCCGGCTCGGGCGATCCTTTTCCGGGCTTGGCAACCAGGTCATGCTGGGCGGCCGGGCCAAGGTTACGTGGGATGCGTCCCGCGTCGTAATCCGCGCGCGCGCTCGTGCCGATTACGACGCCCTGTTGCCCTCCGGGCCACGGTTTCGCATTTTGTCCGAGGCGCTGGATGCGTTCGCGCCCAGTCACCTCGAATGGGACGTCGCGCTCGAGGTGGCGGGCAAGCACGCCCGGCCCGCGCGGCTCGATGGCTCCACCCGGCTCGGCTGGACCGGCTGGATCGGCCAGACCGGTGACGATGCGGTGCGCGGGGACGCGCATTTGCGACGATCAACCATGGTCCGTCCGATGACGGATCCGATGTTGAGAAAGGTTTGATATGGCGATTGTGGCTCCAATTGGTCCCCGGTGGCCTAACCGTGCCGCCGACGTGCGGACCATTCAGATGTTACTGAATCGTACCGGATCGTCGGGATCGACTCCGTTGAAG from Sphingomonas sp. HMP9 encodes:
- a CDS encoding FHA domain-containing protein, giving the protein MPDPTRYISSRHFEIRLDNGGYVLTDCSTNGTMLAATGERFASPHRIADGHRLHIASYVIAARLTGQAEERVGPLASSAAPAWQGWDADAPSAHATNDAAFPMAAHGWDAPPPSGTGSSAGWRLGYRTRLPRE
- the tssG gene encoding type VI secretion system baseplate subunit TssG, giving the protein MFPIVRGAEARAPGLPGVGLARRPDQNITDLVQVPTLAFPDSTLDEVEVRNGRARIGGFWFGLTGPMGPLPSHMTEFAVFERRYAKKRPFGRWLDPLSGPMLQFFFRAWADSQLAAQADRLDYDRFADHVARLTGATEGVSPSSSRAAPGQARVHYAALFASRRSAGAIEDAMTHLLGQPVTILEYQLRWWSIEADNQTRLGRSFSGLGNQVMLGGRAKVTWDASRVVIRARARADYDALLPSGPRFRILSEALDAFAPSHLEWDVALEVAGKHARPARLDGSTRLGWTGWIGQTGDDAVRGDAHLRRSTMVRPMTDPMLRKV